AAGGATAACATTGGTGCCCGCCCCGTCCAGGAAAAGAGAGCAGGTGTCGCAGCCCGCTATTCGCTGCGGACGATCATCATGCCCGTGAGCAGGTCGCGGATGAAGCGTCCGTCGTTGCGGATGAAGCCGACCAGCACGTCGCAGGCCCAGAGCAGGAAGGTCGAGATGGCGACGTAGAAGAAGAGCGCATGCACGGCGGCCGCGAGCATCGAGACCCGGCGGCCCGTGGACGGGTCGATCACGCGCAGGCCCATGCTGCGCATGCCGACGGTCGCCTGATTGGGGCCGCCGATGGTCACCGCGTTGTAGACGATGAAGATAAGCGCCGTGAGGGGCAGGGCGAAGAACAGGCCCCAGCCGAGCCCCAGGGT
This window of the Microvirga sp. TS319 genome carries:
- a CDS encoding RDD family protein, which translates into the protein MVNRPYPPTIDYNTFPADSRLTDGVIARRFWAYLIDLLVIALWVVLISIGIFFLGLITLGLGWGLFFALPLTALIFIVYNAVTIGGPNQATVGMRSMGLRVIDPSTGRRVSMLAAAVHALFFYVAISTFLLWACDVLVGFIRNDGRFIRDLLTGMMIVRSE